Sequence from the Symbiopectobacterium purcellii genome:
AATGGTCTATCGAGATCACAAAAGAATATTGATAAGGGATTGGTCCATGAACAAAAAAATCATCCTGGGTTCTCTATTGGTATCCGCGGCATTATTAAGTGGATGTGCAACAGAGTCTTCACGCAGCGTAGAGACACCTAAAGTTACCTCCTACCAAACAGCCTATCAGGGCGTTCGCAGCCCAATATCTGTCGGAAAATTTGAAAACCGCTCGAACTACATGAACGGTATTTTCTCTGATGGCGTTGACCGCCTGGGAAATCAATCAAAAACCATTCTGGTGAGCCACCTTCAGCAGACCGGTCGCTTCAACGTGTTGGATCGTACCAACATGGAAGAGATCAAGGCCGAAGCGGGTATCAAAGGTCAGCAGCAGAAACTCAAAGGCGCGAGTTATGTCATCACCGGTGATGTGACCGAATTTGGGCGCAAAGAAGTAGGCGATCACCAATTGTGGGGCATTCTCGGCCGCGGAAAAACCCAGGTTGCCTACGCCAAAACCACGTTGAACGTGGTCAATGTGCAAACGTCAGAAGTGGTGTACTCGGTGCAAGGGGCGGGGTAATACACGCTCTCCAACCGTGAAATTATCGGCTTTGGCGGCACGGCAAGCTATGACTCCACCCTGAATGGCAAAGTGCTGGATCTTGCTATTCGTGAAGCAGTGAACAACCTGGTGTCAGGGATTGAGAGCGGCGCATGGCGCCCCAGCAACTAACAGCATAGGGATTGCTACGTATGTCTTATGGAAAAAAAGGCGCACTGCTGCTGGCGGCAGCGGTGTTGGCAGGTTGTGCCACAGAACCCAAAACGATTTACAGCTGGGATAATTATCAACCGACGCTGTATCAATATTATCAACAGGACAAAACCAGCCCTGAAGAACAGATCACCGCGCTGAATCTGGCGCTGGAAAAGGCCAAAGCGAAAAATAAACCGGTTCCGCCCGGCTTACACGCTCAGCTTGGCTTACTCTACGCCAATACCGGGCGGGGCACGGAAGCTCGTCAACAGTTCGAAACGGAAAAAGCGCAATTTCCAGAATCTGCGCCGTACATGGATTTTCTGTTGAGCAAAAATAAAGGAGTGGCCAAATGACGCGTTTGTTGGGATTTCTCGGACTGGCATTCGCTTTGGTCCTGACCGGTTGTGCCAAGCCGGCACCGTATGATTACACCGCGTTTAAGCAAAGTCGGCCGAAATCTATTCTGGTGCTGCCGCCGCTCAACCACTCCCCGGATATTAAAGCGGGTCCCAGCATGTTGACACAGGTGACCTATCCGCTGGCGGAAGCGGGATATTATGTGTTGCCGGTGGCGGTAGTGGATGAAACCTTCAAGCAAAACGGCATGACCACAGCGCAGGATATTCATGCTGTTAGCATCGATAAGCTGCGCCAGATTTTCGGGGCTGATGCTGCGCTTTATTTGGATGTTAAAGATTACGGCTCCAAGTACATGGTGCTTAGCAGCGAAACCCGTGTAACGGCGGAAGCAAAGCTGGTGGATTTGAAAACCGGCAAGCAGATTTGGAACGGCGTTGCCACGGCTTCCAGCAGCGAGCAGCAATCCAACTCCAATGGCGTCCTTGGTGCGCTGGTGCAGGCGGCGATAGAACAGATCGCCAGCACGGTGTCTGACAAAGGGCACGATATTGCGGGTATCACCAGCGTGCGCCTGCTCTCCGCGGGCACGCCGCGCGGTGTGCTGTATGGCCCACGTTCGCTGCAATATGGTAAAGATGGCCTGTAAGTGATTTTCTGCACGAGCGATAATGCCTGAAGGCATTGTCACCCTACGTGGAGCGCGGTGGTTGCGCTCCACGTTACTTATCTGTTTGTTCTCAGGAACCCCCCTTCACCTAAAGCCGATTGTTAGTAGTTTTTTTGATAAAAAAATACAAAATAGAAAAAACTCAGAATCTTATTCAAAGGTGCAAAATGGCTATTAATCTGTTGGGTGAAAAACGGTTAAGTATTAAAAACTATGCTAATTTAATAAAGCATAATGAAAAGGATAAAGCGACCCATTTAAATTTGTGGGACAAGTTTTGTGATCTGTTCAGAAAGTGCAAGAAAAGTGAAGTTATTGATACTTTCTTTAATCTTATTCATGGTGATGGCCGCAGTCATGATAATAGCGGAAAAAATGCGTTTTATCATTTTGAACAATTAAGACATATGGCCGATCCTGATGATAGACATTTGTTTACCACGCGTGTTGCTGAAATAAATGGCGATGAGAATAAATATGTTTTTTTAATCGATAATGTGGAAATAACCACTGTGTCTGTTAAGGGGTGGGACGACCTTTACAAACTAGAATGTAATTCAATGCCGTTGATCGATAATTATGAGAAGATTGTCTATGGTTATGTTAAAGACAATGAAATCAATTTTTTAAATGAATATAAAAAGACTAGGATTACGGATAATTACAGTTCGGATGAGTTAATTAATTACAGTCGCTTTTTTTTAAATAACCATGGTGAAGTGAAAAAAACACTGTTAGAACGAGGCATTATCAATATCGATGTCATGGATGAAATTAAATATGATATGGATAAAACTATCCCTGTTGAAGATAATCGACGAGGATTTGCCCTTACAACCATCGCTGGGTCATTGAGAATGGAATACCCTTTGGAAGGGGATGCGATGTAACGCAGGCATGCAAAACATGCCTTTTCCCGACAGTGATAAAAATCACATCACACCGCAACCAGGCTGTGAATGAAATACCTTCACAGCCTGACGATAACACGAATCGCCGTGTTGAATTATCGAACAGAACTTGCCAGAGCGCGATCGCTTTCCTGTCGCTCTAACGCTAACTCGATTAATGCCGTAATGAGGTCGGTATAGCTTAGGCCGCTGGCCTGCCACAGTTTTGGATACATGCTGATGTTGGTGAAGCCGGGCAGCGTATTCACTTCATTGATAATCACGTCATCGTCCGGCGTGAGGAAAACGTCGACACGCGCCATGCCCTGACATTCCAGCGCCTGGAAAGCTTGCAAGGCAATATGTTGGATTTTTTCGTTAATGTCAGGCGTAAGATCCGCAGGCGCTCGCACCAGCGCACCTTGTTCGTTGATGTATTTGGTATCGTAAGAGTAAAACTCGTCGCTCAGCACAATTTCGCCACAGACGCTGGCCTTCGGGTGATCGTTACCCAGCACCGCACACTCAATTTCTCTGCCAACAATTGCCGCTTCCACCAGCACCTTGTGATCGAACTGGAAAGCCAGCTCCACGGCTTGCTGAAATTCTGCTTCGTTACGAACTTTGCTCACGCCGACAGACGAGCCCTGATTGGCTGGCTTGATAAACAGTGGTAGCCCGAGCGCGCGACTGACGCTGGTGAAGCTGTGATGTTGGCGATTGGCGCGATTCAGGGTAACAAACGGTGCTACCAGCAAGCCTGCATCACGCAGTAGACGTTTGGTGACGTCTTTATCCATGCTGACCGCGGAGCCCAGTACGCTGCTGCCAACAAACGGAATATTGGCCATTCTCAGCAAGCCTTGCAGTGAACCGTCTTCCCCCAGCGTGCCGTGCACGATAGGAAAAATAACATCCAACTGGGTAAGGGCGTGGGCATTCTGGCTTTCGATCACTTGCTGCTGTGTTTGGCCGGGGATCAGCGCTACGCTTTTGTTGGAGCGGTTCAACGCGATCAGCGCGGGGTTCTCGGCATTCAGCAGGTAGTTAGACGCATCGTTGATATGCCACGCCCCCTGCTTGTCGATACCAAGCAGTGTCACATCAAACTTGGCTTTATCAATGGCATCAATAATATTCTTGGCCGATTGTAACGAGACCTCGTGCTCAGCGGATTTACCGCCAAAAATGATGCCCACGCGTAGCTTTTTCATGCGTTGATTCCTGTGTTGTAGTGCCAACCCCGTAGCGCTTAGGGTATTGATTAGATAATCAAGTGCCTCTGCGATCAAGCGCTTCACGGTATTACGGGTAAAAAAAATCCCCGCTCAGGGAATGATGCGTGTATGACGGGTTGAAACGGCATTGTGCTGTTGTTTCGAATACGTGGCCTACGCTAGGCGATGTCATTAATAAACACAGAGGGAGGAATCGCAAGATGGAAATAGAACTTGCAGGGGGAAGGAAATTACACCATTGCAATATGACGAATTTAGTACAGTATGACGATAAAAAAAAAGCAACGGCGTTGAATTTATGGCAACGATTTCTCGATCTTTTCAGAATTTCGCCGAAAAAAGACGTTATTGATTCTCTTTATGAAAACATTAATGAGTATCCTGCCGCCAAACTCGGTGGCACAGTCTATTATCGTTTTTATAATTTTGAGAAGCTCAAAGCGTTAGCATTACCCGCATACAGAAATCTTTTTAAAGTAAATGCACAACCGCTGGGCATGAATGGGACACGGTACACATTTTCAATCGACAAGGTCGATATTTACAGCTTCGACACACCCAATAATTGGCAATCACTGTCTGAGTTGTCAGTTAATCAGTTGCCTTTGGTTGAAAACTACAGCGCTATTGTTAAAAAATTCGCCGCCGATAATGACATTGAGTTTGCAAGACAATTCCCGGATACCAAGATAAAAGATAACTACGGTGGGGATGAGGTTATGGATTATAGCTGCTTTTTTTTAGAGAAAAACCCGGACATTAAACTCACTCTGCTTGAGTACGGTCTTTTCGATCTGGATATCACCAACGCTTTTGTAAACGACATGGAGGCTCAACTCAAAGGCGATGATGATAGAATAGGAAAGATCAATTACCGACTGATCACCTTGCAAGTGTCACTCAAATATCTTGAGAGCAGGGATTACAGGGCGTGATATATTTATCGGCAGTGGGGTTTGACGTGCATTGGTACTACCCCACAGCCGACGATATGCAGCAGGCCGAGCATTGCGCCGCCGATCACACCAAGTATCACGTTTCGGCAGCGGTGGATATCGGCAATATCACGCAAGCCGCCGCGCTGTTTACTGATGAAATGCCGCCTGCGGCGTTGAAAGCACGGCTCAAGGAGAGTCAGGTGGAGCTTGTTCTTTCGGGGGTGGTGGGAATATTGCAGTAGGCCTGAACGCCCTTGGCAGTGATGCCAGCGTCGCGTATGACCTTGTTTTGCACCGATCAAGCTCCTGCTGATACTGGCCTGACGTTCATTCTTGATTGCTATTGGTTAAATAGCCGCGTGTCATTATTTTCATCAAAAGCGCCCATCAATATATAGGTCGCCTCTTTTCGCTTGTACTGATCGATCATCGGCACCAGGCGTTTGAAGTGTTCGCTGGCGCAGTGCTCATCCAGCGCCGCACGGTCTGGCCACTCTTCGATGAAGATAAAGTGCCCGATGTCTTTCTCGTCGACATACAAATCGTAGGCAATGCACAGCGGCTCTCTCTTGGTGGCCTCAACCAACTCTCGATACAGCGGGAGGACGATTTCAATCGCCTCTGGCTGGATAAAATCTTCAGCAATCACTTTTAGCATGTAGATGCTCGGTTTTTTAGGCTGAGGTAGGAAACGTTCATCATGGCGTTGGCCTCATATTGCAGATTTTTATTATACGCTATAGCCGGTAATGATGAGATTAACGTCTATAGCGTCTAGGGCGACTACTTGCCAATACAAAAACTCGAGAAAATCCGCCCCAACAAGTCATCGGAAGTAAATTCCCCGGTGATCTCACTCAGTGCCTGTTGTGCCAGCCGCAGCTCTTCTGCCAGCAGTTCACCTGCGTAAGCGCTCACTAACTGTTCTTTGCCCTGTTCCAGATGCTGTGCGGCGGTTTCCAGCGCTTGCAGGTGGCGGCGGCGTGCCAGGAAGCCCCCTTCGGTGTTGCTGGTAAAGCCCATGCTCTGTTTTAGATGGTTACGCAGGATATCGACGCCATCACCGGTTTTGGCGGACAGGCGAATCAGTGAGTAAGTGTTTACCTCTTCAATGCCTTGTTGCTCGCCCGTAATGTCGGCTTTATTGCGCACCACGGTAATCGGCAGTGTGGCGGGCAGGCGTGCCATAAACTCCGGCCAAATTTCAGCAGGCGATGTGGCGTCAGTGGTGGTGCTATCGACCATAAACAGTACGCGGTCCGCCTGTTCAATCTCTTGCCAGGCGCGTTCAATGCCGATGCGCTCCACTTCGTCGCTGGCATCGCGCAGCCCGGCGGTGTCGATGATATGCAGCGGCATGCCGTCGATATGGATATGTTCGCGCAGCACGTCGCGCGTGGTACCCGCGATAGCGGTCACGATTGCCGCCTCACGCCCGGCCAGTGCGTTGAGCAGGCTCGATTTCCCCGCATTGGGGCGACCTGCAATCACTACCTTCGTGCCTTCACGCAGCAGACTGCCTTGATGCGCTTCGGCCTGAACATCCGCCAGATCGGCCATCACGCCGTTGAGTTCCGCTTCAATCTTGCCGTCAGAGAGGAAATCGATCTCTTCATCAGGGAAATCAATGGCCGCCTCGACATAGATGCGCAGGTGAATCAGCGCCTCCACCAGACGGTGAATGCGGGTAGAGAAGGCGCCTTGCAGGGTATTCAGCGCAGATCGTGCCGCTTGCTCAGAGCTGGCATCGATCAGGTCTGCGATAGCTTCGGCCTGTGCCAGATCGAGTTTGTCATTGAGAAACGCACGCTCGGAGAACTCGCCGGGGCGCGCAATGCGCAGGCCGGGCAGTGCCAGAATGCGCTGCATCAGCAAATCAAGGATAACCGGGCCACCGTGCCCTTGCAGTTCCAGCACATCCTCGCCGGTGAAGGAGTTGGGGCCAGGAAACCATATGGCAATACCCTGATCCAGCGCGCTACCGTCGGCATCGCGAAACGGCAGATAATCCGCATGGCGCGGTTTGGGTAATTTACCCAGTACGGCACGCGCCACGTCGGCGGCCTGCTGGCCGGACACGCGCAAAATACCTACGCCGCCGCGTCCGGGGGGCGTGGCTTGGGCTACGATGGTATCGGTATGGCTCATGATGGCTTCTCTGTGGCAATTAAACAAAAAAATAAGGCGGCCCATAGCCGCCTTATTCTCAGACTGGTGCAGTCCGCTTATTTCTTCTCTTTCTTGTCGCGGCTGTGCAGGCCTTTCTTCTCCAGCCCACGGTAAATCAACTGCTGCTGGATAATGGTGACCAGGTTGCTAACGATATAGTACAGCACCAGACCTGACGGGAACCACAGGAAGAACACGGTAAAGATAACCGGCATGTAGGTCATGATCTTCTGCTGCATCGGGTCGGTCACTGTGGTCGGCGACATCTTCTGAATGAAGAACATCGTGATACCCATCAGGATCGGCAGGATGTAGAACGGGTCTTGTGCAGACAGGTCAGTGATCCACAGGATGAACGGCGCATGGCGCAGCTCAACCGAGCTCATCAGCATGTAGTACAACGCCAGGAAGATAGGCATCTGGATCAGCAGCGGGAAGCAGCCGCCCAGCGGGTTCACTTTCTCCGCTTTGTACAGCGCCATCATCTCTTGGCTCATGCGCTGCTTGTCATCACCGATACGCTCGCGCATGGCTTGCATTTTCGGTTGCAGCATACGCATTTTCGCCATCGAGGTGTACTGCGCCTTAGTCAGCGGGTACATGATACCGCGCACGATAAAGGTGATGGCGATGATGGAGAAGCCCCAGTTACCGATGAAGCCGTGCAGGAATTTCAGCAGCTTGAACAGCGGCTGGGAGATAAACCACAACCAACCGTAATCCACTGACAGGTCCAGATGCGGTGCAATCGCCGCCATCTTGTCCTGAATTTCCGGGCCAACCCACAGTACTGCGCTGATGTCTTTCTGGGCGCCAGCGTCAACTGTTAC
This genomic interval carries:
- a CDS encoding putative quinol monooxygenase; this translates as MLKVIAEDFIQPEAIEIVLPLYRELVEATKREPLCIAYDLYVDEKDIGHFIFIEEWPDRAALDEHCASEHFKRLVPMIDQYKRKEATYILMGAFDENNDTRLFNQ
- a CDS encoding DUF799 domain-containing protein — translated: MTRLLGFLGLAFALVLTGCAKPAPYDYTAFKQSRPKSILVLPPLNHSPDIKAGPSMLTQVTYPLAEAGYYVLPVAVVDETFKQNGMTTAQDIHAVSIDKLRQIFGADAALYLDVKDYGSKYMVLSSETRVTAEAKLVDLKTGKQIWNGVATASSSEQQSNSNGVLGALVQAAIEQIASTVSDKGHDIAGITSVRLLSAGTPRGVLYGPRSLQYGKDGL
- the ddlA gene encoding D-alanine--D-alanine ligase — its product is MKKLRVGIIFGGKSAEHEVSLQSAKNIIDAIDKAKFDVTLLGIDKQGAWHINDASNYLLNAENPALIALNRSNKSVALIPGQTQQQVIESQNAHALTQLDVIFPIVHGTLGEDGSLQGLLRMANIPFVGSSVLGSAVSMDKDVTKRLLRDAGLLVAPFVTLNRANRQHHSFTSVSRALGLPLFIKPANQGSSVGVSKVRNEAEFQQAVELAFQFDHKVLVEAAIVGREIECAVLGNDHPKASVCGEIVLSDEFYSYDTKYINEQGALVRAPADLTPDINEKIQHIALQAFQALECQGMARVDVFLTPDDDVIINEVNTLPGFTNISMYPKLWQASGLSYTDLITALIELALERQESDRALASSVR
- the mnmE gene encoding tRNA uridine-5-carboxymethylaminomethyl(34) synthesis GTPase MnmE; its protein translation is MSHTDTIVAQATPPGRGGVGILRVSGQQAADVARAVLGKLPKPRHADYLPFRDADGSALDQGIAIWFPGPNSFTGEDVLELQGHGGPVILDLLMQRILALPGLRIARPGEFSERAFLNDKLDLAQAEAIADLIDASSEQAARSALNTLQGAFSTRIHRLVEALIHLRIYVEAAIDFPDEEIDFLSDGKIEAELNGVMADLADVQAEAHQGSLLREGTKVVIAGRPNAGKSSLLNALAGREAAIVTAIAGTTRDVLREHIHIDGMPLHIIDTAGLRDASDEVERIGIERAWQEIEQADRVLFMVDSTTTDATSPAEIWPEFMARLPATLPITVVRNKADITGEQQGIEEVNTYSLIRLSAKTGDGVDILRNHLKQSMGFTSNTEGGFLARRRHLQALETAAQHLEQGKEQLVSAYAGELLAEELRLAQQALSEITGEFTSDDLLGRIFSSFCIGK
- a CDS encoding DUF4810 domain-containing protein: MSYGKKGALLLAAAVLAGCATEPKTIYSWDNYQPTLYQYYQQDKTSPEEQITALNLALEKAKAKNKPVPPGLHAQLGLLYANTGRGTEARQQFETEKAQFPESAPYMDFLLSKNKGVAK